Proteins from one Brevibacillus humidisoli genomic window:
- a CDS encoding acetyl-CoA C-acetyltransferase has translation MSNREVVIVSAVRTAIGKFQGSLSTVAATRLGAVVLEAALQKAGVAKEQVDEVIMGNVLQAGLGQNPARQAAIQAGLAQEVPAMTINKVCGSGLKAVHLAAQSILLGDADVVLAGGMENMSQAPYLLEGAREGYRMGDQKVVDSMIRDGLWCAFNDYHMGITAENICEQYNLTRAEQDEFAAWSQQKALQAIAEGRFQDEIVPVPVPQRKGDPVLFEVDETPREGITADSLSKLRPAFKKDGQVTAGNASAINDGAAALLLMSRAKADELGVKPLVRLVSNASAGVDPKIMGIGPVPATKRALEKAGLSLEQLDLIEANEAFAAQSLAVGKDLGIDRSKLNVNGGAIALGHPIGASGARVLVTLIHELQKRDGAKYGLATLCIGGGLGVASIVERL, from the coding sequence ATGAGCAACCGGGAAGTGGTCATTGTCAGTGCGGTGCGGACCGCAATCGGAAAGTTTCAAGGTTCTCTTTCGACTGTAGCCGCCACCAGACTGGGAGCGGTGGTGCTGGAGGCTGCATTGCAGAAGGCAGGTGTTGCCAAAGAACAGGTGGATGAAGTGATCATGGGCAACGTCCTGCAAGCCGGTCTGGGACAGAATCCAGCAAGACAGGCGGCGATTCAGGCGGGTCTGGCTCAGGAAGTTCCGGCGATGACGATCAACAAGGTGTGCGGATCAGGGTTAAAAGCGGTCCATCTGGCAGCCCAGTCGATTCTGTTGGGTGATGCTGATGTGGTGTTGGCTGGCGGCATGGAAAACATGAGCCAGGCTCCTTACCTGCTGGAGGGCGCTCGCGAGGGATACCGCATGGGTGATCAGAAGGTCGTGGACTCGATGATCCGCGACGGCCTGTGGTGTGCTTTTAACGACTACCACATGGGGATTACCGCAGAAAACATATGTGAACAGTACAATCTGACGAGAGCGGAACAAGACGAGTTTGCTGCATGGAGCCAGCAAAAAGCACTGCAGGCGATTGCGGAAGGACGCTTTCAAGATGAGATCGTGCCGGTTCCGGTGCCGCAGCGCAAAGGAGATCCTGTACTGTTTGAAGTTGATGAAACACCGCGCGAAGGGATCACGGCTGATTCCCTGTCTAAACTGCGGCCTGCTTTTAAAAAGGACGGCCAAGTTACGGCGGGCAACGCTTCAGCGATTAATGACGGAGCAGCCGCTCTGCTGTTGATGTCCCGCGCAAAAGCAGACGAACTGGGTGTCAAACCGTTGGTCCGCCTGGTGTCCAATGCGAGTGCCGGCGTCGACCCCAAGATCATGGGGATCGGTCCGGTTCCAGCCACCAAGCGTGCGTTGGAGAAAGCGGGACTCTCTTTGGAACAGCTCGATCTGATCGAGGCCAACGAAGCATTCGCAGCCCAATCACTGGCCGTTGGCAAAGATCTGGGTATTGATCGGAGCAAACTAAATGTGAACGGCGGAGCGATTGCATTGGGTCACCCGATTGGTGCCAGCGGTGCCAGAGTGCTTGTCACCCTGATCCATGAATTACAAAAACGGGATGGGGCAAAATATGGATTAGCGACACTCTGCATCGGCGGTGGATTAGGTGTGGCCAGTATCGTGGAAAGGCTGTGA
- a CDS encoding stalk domain-containing protein: MGKLHVKSFVSGVCIGSVLFAGMAYASASKVLSLDVVQMPTTFYFDGIPKSPPEGHESFLYKNTNYVPLRFIAENLGESVIYDAKTASVYIGELPSVQMLSKLQAVELVRQLNSQQLPPNAIVEYHHTNENGHYVIHVYSEYVNNFSTGDSYTRSYGWFVVNPSSGDVQKIL; encoded by the coding sequence ATGGGAAAATTACATGTAAAATCGTTTGTCAGCGGCGTTTGCATCGGATCGGTCCTGTTTGCCGGGATGGCCTATGCTTCCGCCAGCAAGGTGCTCAGCCTTGATGTCGTCCAAATGCCGACCACGTTTTATTTTGATGGAATTCCGAAATCGCCGCCCGAAGGTCATGAGAGCTTCCTCTACAAAAACACCAACTACGTACCGCTTCGGTTCATCGCCGAAAATCTGGGCGAATCCGTGATCTACGATGCCAAAACCGCATCCGTCTACATCGGTGAACTACCCTCCGTTCAAATGTTGTCCAAGCTGCAGGCAGTTGAACTGGTCCGCCAACTAAACAGCCAACAACTTCCTCCCAACGCCATCGTCGAGTATCATCATACGAATGAAAACGGCCATTATGTGATTCATGTTTATTCTGAATACGTCAACAACTTCTCGACAGGGGATTCCTACACGCGGTCATACGGCTGGTTTGTTGTAAATCCCAGCAGTGGCGACGTGCAGAAAATTTTATAG
- the opp4C gene encoding oligopeptide ABC transporter permease, with protein sequence MVQPIPVREQPDVPRNIAPSKSPSPWMIARRKFLRNRLAMAGLAFLIVTAALSFLAPYVTTEDPTKLNIRQINQAPSAEHWLGTDKGGRDVYTRLLYGGRVSLTIGLSISLLVILAGTVIGATAGYFGGKTDNLLMRFTDFILNFPLLLFVIVFSAIFQGSGVLTLILVISALSWGSTARLVRSKVLAEKENEYILSAVSIGCTPLQVIVKHLLPNVVSTIIVQFVYLVATMIAVETALSFLGFGVQANVPSWGNMMSDAISPEVIRNQWWVWAPAGTLITLTILAINFVGEGLKDAFNPKSQR encoded by the coding sequence ATGGTGCAGCCGATACCCGTGAGAGAACAACCTGACGTACCACGAAACATAGCTCCGTCCAAAAGTCCATCCCCTTGGATGATCGCCAGGAGAAAGTTTCTGCGCAACCGGTTGGCGATGGCCGGATTGGCATTTCTCATCGTTACTGCAGCGCTCTCTTTTCTCGCACCTTATGTGACGACAGAAGACCCGACCAAGCTGAACATTCGTCAAATCAATCAGGCGCCGAGTGCCGAACATTGGTTGGGGACGGACAAAGGCGGCCGGGATGTATACACCCGCCTGCTGTACGGTGGCCGGGTTTCTTTGACCATCGGCTTATCCATCTCGCTGCTGGTCATTCTGGCGGGTACCGTGATTGGAGCGACCGCCGGCTACTTCGGCGGAAAAACGGATAATCTGCTGATGCGTTTCACCGACTTTATCCTCAACTTCCCGCTGCTGCTGTTTGTGATTGTGTTCAGTGCGATCTTTCAAGGTTCAGGAGTCCTGACGCTGATCCTGGTGATTAGTGCGCTGAGCTGGGGTTCTACCGCCCGGCTGGTGAGAAGCAAAGTGCTTGCCGAGAAGGAGAACGAGTACATTTTAAGTGCCGTCTCCATCGGCTGCACGCCGCTGCAGGTGATTGTCAAACACCTGCTGCCCAACGTCGTTTCCACGATTATCGTGCAGTTCGTCTACCTGGTCGCGACGATGATCGCGGTGGAAACGGCACTCAGCTTTCTCGGTTTTGGGGTGCAAGCGAATGTTCCCAGTTGGGGCAACATGATGTCGGATGCCATCTCCCCGGAGGTGATCCGCAATCAATGGTGGGTATGGGCCCCTGCAGGGACGCTGATCACCCTGACGATTCTTGCGATCAACTTCGTCGGTGAAGGGTTAAAGGATGCGTTTAACCCCAAATCGCAACGGTGA
- the opp4B gene encoding oligopeptide ABC transporter permease: MLTYTLRRLVGMIPLLFLISIVVFSLAKMMPGDALTGRIDPTNVKPEYLAEMREKLGYNDPIHVQYLRWISGVLQGDFGESFIHKMPVSQLMGHRLSNTIFLALLSLLITYAIAFAAGIYAGRKSYTLGDNLVMALNYIAYAVPSFFAAIVAIYIFAILLGWVPASGTISVGAGDDWLSSFLDRLKHAILPAFCLGLVQTAQYTQFLRNDIIESSRKDYVRTARAKGTRENLVYNRHILRNSLIPIVTFLGIDIGVLLSGAVVTERIFVYPGVGSLFIDSISNRDYSVVMTITMMLSVMTLVGNLIADLLYGIVDPRIRLE; this comes from the coding sequence ATGCTCACGTACACACTGAGGCGATTGGTAGGTATGATTCCCCTCCTTTTTCTGATCTCGATCGTGGTGTTTTCCCTGGCAAAGATGATGCCGGGGGACGCTCTGACGGGCCGAATCGATCCGACCAATGTCAAACCGGAGTACCTAGCCGAGATGAGAGAAAAACTAGGGTACAACGATCCGATTCACGTCCAGTACCTGCGCTGGATCTCAGGCGTGCTCCAGGGTGATTTTGGCGAGTCTTTTATTCATAAAATGCCGGTGTCCCAGCTGATGGGACACCGACTCTCCAACACGATTTTTTTGGCGCTGCTCTCCTTGTTGATTACGTACGCCATCGCTTTTGCCGCCGGCATCTACGCCGGCCGCAAGTCATACACGCTCGGGGACAATCTGGTGATGGCTCTCAACTACATCGCGTATGCCGTCCCCTCTTTTTTCGCGGCGATTGTGGCGATTTACATCTTTGCCATTCTTCTCGGTTGGGTACCAGCCAGCGGCACGATCAGCGTTGGGGCAGGAGATGACTGGCTGTCGTCTTTTCTGGATCGGTTGAAGCATGCCATCTTGCCTGCGTTCTGTCTGGGGCTTGTTCAAACGGCGCAGTACACGCAGTTTTTGCGCAATGACATCATTGAGAGCAGCCGCAAAGACTACGTGAGAACGGCCAGAGCAAAGGGAACGAGGGAAAACCTGGTCTACAACCGGCATATCTTGCGCAACTCGCTGATTCCCATCGTCACGTTTCTGGGCATCGATATCGGGGTGCTGCTCAGCGGGGCGGTGGTGACGGAGCGGATCTTCGTCTATCCAGGGGTAGGCTCGCTGTTTATCGACTCCATCAGCAACCGGGATTACTCGGTGGTGATGACGATTACGATGATGCTATCCGTCATGACACTGGTGGGCAATCTGATCGCCGATCTGCTGTACGGGATCGTCGACCCACGAATCCGGCTTGAATAG
- the opp4A gene encoding oligopeptide ABC transporter substrate-binding protein: protein MKKTNSIILSLLLALGLAISGCSSQPATNGDGQGNNQTETTTPSESDTEPPSSEPKYGGTVTYGFNIPFKGLLERGLYEGVDDDKILYFMMDPLFNTGDDLRVYPYIAEWTESEDHKTFTFTFKKGVKWHNGDELTVEDWKYALEVIAHPDYTGPRYSNVEMIEGAQEYHEGKASEISGIKVIDPYTIELKMKKAAVNTIDNLWAYPMPKKYYEGIAVKDLQNAPQVRQKPIGTGPFKVKNIQPGEFVELERFDDYWQGKPYLDGIVYKVIDGALATSLLQNGEIDMTDVPRSQVKEVEKLDNVYIKEEDELGYAYIGFDFGHWDKAQEKVVMDNPKFQNKKLRQAFYYAIDRQAMLDAFENGKGTLIQAPMPTVSWAKAPESELIPYEYNPEKAKQLLDEAGYKDVTGDGMREDPEGKKFTVTLHAMSGTEVSEPRAQATIQFLRDVGIDASLNGGSLKEFNLFYDMIDNDDPSVELFAGAWALASDPDPTGLWKSTDIWNLPRWYNEESDRLIEEGIGEKAFDPEYRKQVYIKWQKLVNEEVPMIFLYSRKDINVINKRLQGVHTNSFANNLYSHKWYVTD from the coding sequence GTGAAGAAAACCAATTCGATCATATTGTCGCTGCTGCTGGCACTTGGTCTTGCCATCAGCGGCTGCAGCAGCCAACCGGCGACGAATGGCGACGGTCAAGGCAATAATCAAACGGAAACCACTACGCCATCTGAGAGCGATACGGAGCCGCCAAGCAGCGAACCCAAGTATGGGGGTACCGTCACCTATGGATTTAACATACCTTTTAAAGGATTGCTGGAACGCGGGCTGTACGAAGGCGTCGACGACGACAAGATTCTCTATTTTATGATGGACCCGCTGTTTAATACGGGCGACGACCTGCGTGTCTATCCTTATATTGCGGAATGGACAGAATCGGAAGACCATAAAACCTTTACCTTTACGTTTAAAAAGGGTGTCAAGTGGCACAACGGTGATGAGTTGACCGTAGAGGATTGGAAATACGCTCTGGAGGTAATCGCCCACCCTGATTACACTGGTCCTCGCTACTCAAATGTCGAGATGATCGAAGGGGCGCAGGAGTATCACGAAGGGAAAGCATCTGAAATCTCCGGCATCAAGGTGATCGATCCTTATACCATTGAGCTCAAAATGAAGAAGGCAGCGGTCAACACGATCGACAACCTCTGGGCATACCCGATGCCTAAAAAATACTACGAGGGCATAGCGGTCAAAGACCTGCAAAACGCACCGCAAGTGCGCCAGAAGCCGATTGGGACGGGACCGTTTAAAGTGAAGAACATCCAGCCGGGTGAGTTTGTCGAGTTGGAACGCTTTGACGACTACTGGCAAGGCAAGCCGTACCTTGACGGGATCGTCTACAAGGTAATAGATGGTGCCCTGGCTACCAGTCTGCTGCAAAACGGCGAGATCGACATGACCGACGTTCCGCGAAGTCAGGTGAAAGAAGTGGAGAAGCTGGACAACGTCTACATCAAAGAGGAAGACGAACTGGGCTACGCCTACATCGGCTTTGACTTTGGACACTGGGACAAAGCGCAGGAAAAAGTGGTCATGGACAATCCCAAGTTTCAAAACAAGAAACTGCGCCAGGCTTTTTACTATGCGATTGATCGGCAAGCAATGCTGGACGCTTTTGAAAACGGCAAAGGTACTTTGATCCAGGCGCCGATGCCGACGGTGAGCTGGGCTAAAGCTCCCGAGTCCGAACTAATACCGTACGAGTATAATCCTGAAAAGGCGAAGCAGCTGCTTGACGAGGCTGGGTACAAGGACGTGACCGGTGATGGGATGCGCGAAGATCCCGAGGGTAAGAAGTTTACCGTCACACTTCATGCCATGTCGGGTACCGAGGTATCGGAACCGCGGGCACAGGCGACGATTCAGTTTCTGAGAGACGTCGGCATCGACGCCAGCTTGAACGGCGGTTCACTCAAAGAGTTTAACCTGTTCTACGACATGATCGACAACGACGACCCATCTGTTGAACTGTTTGCTGGTGCCTGGGCCTTGGCCAGCGACCCTGATCCGACAGGACTGTGGAAGAGCACAGATATCTGGAACCTCCCTCGCTGGTACAATGAAGAATCCGATCGGTTGATCGAAGAGGGAATCGGTGAAAAAGCATTTGACCCAGAATACCGGAAACAGGTCTATATTAAATGGCAGAAGCTGGTCAACGAAGAAGTGCCGATGATTTTCCTGTACTCGCGCAAAGACATCAACGTGATCAACAAGCGGCTGCAGGGCGTCCATACCAACTCGTTCGCCAACAACCTGTATTCGCACAAGTGGTACGTGACCGATTAG
- a CDS encoding ABC transporter ATP-binding protein, translated as MNRSSTPNYLLEVKNLKTYYPIRGGFFRRKIGDVKAVDDVSFELAYGETLGLVGESGCGKSTTGRSILRLTEPTDGTVTFQGKEITQLKGRELRLIRRDMQMVFQDPYASLNPKMMVGSLISEPIRNYTGQSESQLKQEVCELLSKVGLPEDAYYKYPHEFSGGQRQRIGIARALALKPRLIIADEPVSALDVSVQSQVLNLLQDLQQDFQLTYLFIAHNLSVVKHVSDRIGVMYLGRLVEISDKQSLYTDPLHPYTQALLSAIPIPDPRQKKERVVLQGDVPSPERPPQGCAFHPRCPHAFAECRQVRPVMKEVKPGHKVACHLY; from the coding sequence TTTCCGCCGGAAAATCGGAGATGTAAAAGCGGTCGACGATGTCTCGTTTGAATTGGCGTACGGTGAGACGCTCGGGCTTGTCGGCGAGAGCGGTTGTGGCAAGTCGACGACTGGGCGCAGCATCCTCCGCCTGACCGAACCGACGGACGGAACGGTTACGTTTCAAGGCAAAGAGATTACCCAACTAAAGGGGCGGGAGCTGCGCTTGATTCGTCGAGATATGCAGATGGTATTCCAGGACCCCTACGCTTCCCTGAACCCGAAAATGATGGTCGGCAGTCTCATCTCCGAACCAATACGCAACTACACCGGCCAGAGCGAAAGCCAACTGAAGCAGGAAGTATGTGAACTGCTCAGCAAAGTAGGACTGCCAGAGGATGCTTATTACAAATACCCGCACGAGTTTTCCGGCGGGCAGCGTCAGCGGATCGGCATCGCACGGGCGCTTGCCCTGAAGCCAAGGTTAATCATAGCCGACGAACCGGTCTCTGCCCTGGACGTATCGGTACAATCGCAGGTGCTCAACTTGCTGCAGGACCTGCAGCAAGACTTTCAGCTCACCTACCTCTTCATCGCCCACAACCTAAGTGTGGTCAAACACGTAAGCGACCGGATCGGCGTGATGTACCTTGGCAGGCTGGTCGAGATCAGCGATAAGCAGAGTCTGTACACGGACCCGCTCCATCCATACACACAAGCCTTATTGTCGGCGATTCCCATACCCGACCCGCGCCAAAAAAAGGAACGGGTGGTCCTGCAGGGTGACGTGCCCAGTCCGGAGCGTCCGCCGCAGGGGTGTGCCTTCCATCCGCGCTGTCCGCATGCGTTTGCTGAGTGTCGCCAGGTTCGCCCTGTGATGAAGGAGGTGAAGCCGGGACACAAAGTGGCCTGTCATCTCTATTAG